In Torulaspora globosa chromosome 1, complete sequence, a genomic segment contains:
- the SWM1 gene encoding Swm1p (ancestral locus Anc_5.620), translated as MSGYRDSYFQYHHLVDSHQVLYSEWNEDELPPPDEQGIGNNHLVNKQGSRSNGANGADQKLDASDGNSKSYNGAKSTINTYWDYFHDEDDWNLFKNVQLDSNGVATFQRPMDMRAKDMNGSLEDSDETPTFEGSNSVSGSIFNHKITRMAMVQNSNWHDLAIPKPE; from the coding sequence ATGAGCGGCTATCGTGATTCATACTTCCAGTACCATCATCTTGTTGATTCACATCAGGTTCTGTACAGCGAATGGAACGAGGATGAATTGCCGCCGCCAGATGAGCAAGGGATCGGTAACAACCACCTGGTGAACAAGCAAGGGAGCCGTTCTAATGGCGCCAATGGGGCGGATCAAAAGCTCGATGCTAGTGACGGCAATTCAAAAAGTTACAATGGTGCAAAATCCACTATAAACACGTATTGGGACTACTTTCACGATGAGGACGATTGGAACCTCTTTAAGAATGTGCAGCTGGATAGCAATGGTGTTGCCACTTTCCAACGGCCGATGGACATGAGAGCTAAAGATATGAACGGTAGCCTAGAAGATTCAGATGAGACCCCAACTTTCGAGGGTTCAAATTCAGTTTCGGGATCAATTTTCAACCACAAGATTACAAGAATGGCAATGGTACAAAACAGCAATTGGCATGATTTAGCAATTCCAAAACCGGAGTGA
- the EXG2 gene encoding glucan exo-1,3-beta-glucosidase (ancestral locus Anc_5.621), which yields MFNQLITLAIGISVVLGSNEAISPAQLQDLQKRFNSYYNGNSTISVKGITVGGWLVTEPYITPSLYEQALWLAENTTNPTSIVDEYTLCEALGYESALSLLQDHWDTWINEEDFKKISDDGFNLVRIPIGYWAWKQDNETDRYVGNITYHDPYVGNGLQLKYLEKALSWAQKYSLNVWIDLHGAPSSQNGFDNSGHRDLYATELGWLATSESRRLTLAVWKSIFESYLSNNSESPVVGIEIMNEPLSPKLDSDVMTKYYYEAFKMFKQQQTSDDNTTFVIHDAFEEIGHWNLHFNPQFQNVSSKYLNISNLTYSQQNILVDHHHYEVFTDSQLNNTQYQRIINIINYGESVHQELPYHPAVVGEWSGAITDCAFWLNGLGVGSRYDGSYYNTTNFTASGPPIGKCSSQLPASAWNSQYRVQVRQFIEAQLATYSMKTSGWIFWNWKTENATEWDYLKLKENGLFPSPFDNYTYFQVDGTLKPSVSKSLSKEATATSTKTKNAAVALRAPFSDLQVQPISLTIKTLMLAPMLSVALACIFL from the coding sequence ATGTTCAATCAGCTAATTACGCTCGCTATTGGAATCAGTGTTGTATTGGGGTCTAATGAAGCTATTTCGCCCGCCCAACTGCAGGATCTGCAGAAGAGATTCAACTCTTATTACAACGGCAACAGCACGATATCTGTGAAGGGTATCACCGTTGGAGGCTGGCTTGTAACTGAGCCGTATATCACGCCATCTCTGTACGAGCAAGCTCTTTGGTTGGCTGAGAATACGACGAACCCTACTAGTATAGTTGATGAATATACACTGTGTGAAGCGCTTGGATATGAATCGGCACTTTCGTTGCTGCAGGATCACTGGGATACATGGATCAATGAGGAAGATTTTAAAAAAATCAGCGATGATGGGTTTAACCTCGTCAGGATTCCAATAGGCTATTGGGCATGGAAGCAAGATAATGAAACAGATCGTTACGTGGGGAACATAACTTACCATGATCCTTATGTGGGTAATGGCTTGCAGTTGAAATATCTGGAGAAAGCATTGAGTTGGGCTCAAAAATATAGTCTGAATGTTTGGATCGATCTGCACGGCGCACCATCGTCACAGAACGGTTTCGACAATTCGGGCCATAGGGACTTGTATGCAACAGAGCTGGGTTGGCTTGCAACCTCTGAATCCAGACGCCTAACTTTAGCCGTATGGAAATCGATTTTCGAGTCATATTTGAGCAATAACAGCGAAAGTCCCGTAGTTGGCATTGAAATTATGAACGAGCCTTTGAGTCCCAAACTCGATTCTGATGTCATGACAAAGTATTACTACGAAGCTTTCAAAATGTtcaaacagcagcagaccTCTGATGATAACACTACTTTTGTTATTCACGATGccttcgaagaaatcggtCATTGGAATTTGCATTTCAATCCTCAATTTCAGAACGTATCGTCAAAGTATCTGAACATCAGTAATTTAACCTACAGCCAGCAGAATATCTTGGTTGATCACCATCACTACGAAGTGTTTACAGACTCGCAACTAAACAACACCCAATACCAGAGGATAATCAACATTATAAATTACGGTGAGTCTGTCCATCAGGAGCTGCCATACCATCCGGCCGTGGTTGGCGAGTGGTCTGGAGCTATCACTGACTGCGCATTTTGGCTGAACGGCCTTGGAGTCGGATCTCGGTACGACGGATCCTACTACAACACCACTAATTTCACAGCATCGGGCCCTCCAATCGGAAAATGTTCATCTCAATTGCCCGCCTCCGCCTGGAACTCGCAATATCGGGTTCAAGTAAGACAGTTCATCGAGGCCCAGTTAGCTACTTACTCAATGAAGACTTCAGGAtggatcttctggaattgGAAGACAGAAAACGCCACTGAATGGGACTacttgaagctgaaggaaAACGGTCTATTTCCAAGTCCGTTTGACAATTATACATACTTCCAAGTCGACGGAACCCTGAAACCTTCGGTTTCAAAATCACTATCAAAGGAAGCCACTGCTACAAGCACCAAAACTAAGAATGCAGCAGTAGCCCTGCGCGCACCATTTTCAGACCTTCAAGTTCAACCTATCAGTCTCACGATAAAAACTCTAATGCTAGCCCCGATGCTCTCTGTGGCTTTGGCATGCATCTTCCTATAA
- the DFG16 gene encoding Dfg16p (ancestral locus Anc_5.622): MLGWTFLWFILLVIGLRKIEARDVIEDNKFLLSHVLEEQLLIPYNNQCEAIVLNGGFLTLGNDTRSNYTLNYPNLFITCANDSVPGQNNSLMLRHLAAVLSSPSIQYDFNKLLGKDCFENSILIIAFATCAVCIGTWMVYLVLMLLPSESRLSSSLLVPFYVLFSAFYDTVILAKTVETIFKEQYRDNVQDFTSYEHRIVGGTAFRVGSIISNVLLYANWTMIIYYMFHDKRKITTGWLWPLFTSRNKLIIVVGMLLTVVDTVLYAAVTFYETTSLRIILTTLDFIIYTLFCGLTSFFVWHDFRFILAPQRMHSNKGSEVKDTFLLIWNDYHETIPLLVYNITLFGLLFFTKVYFTIIYTSEHRWEFKVVRFLQLIITVSVWGLIGVLEKRELILSKQTVLGRKINDNNEYFFDPKLAYTQRDTNEDYDENASGRSHNGEVEDTEEGRRSGSSLRKPKQIWRSQMQRAKNLRKLGRIRGKRFLNALTGFTKAGSEINVDAYGRNRESQVPTARNAAQCDASDKMAFADDTVHDLESAYEGKRASVETELARNYIYEYDNND; the protein is encoded by the coding sequence ATGCTCGGATGGACATTTCTGTGGTTCATACTTCTGGTCATTGGTCTTCGGAAGATCGAGGCTAGGGATGTCATAGAGGATAATAagtttctcctttctcATGTTTTGGAAGAGCAATTGCTGATTCCTTATAATAATCAATGCGAAGCGATTGTTTTAAATGGTGGATTTCTTACCTTAGGGAATGATACACGGAGCAACTATACATTGAACTATCCTAACCTATTCATAACTTGTGCGAATGACAGTGTGCCGGGCCAAAATAACTCTTTAATGCTGAGACATCTAGCGGCAGTGTTGAGTTCGCCTTCAATCCAATACGATTTTAACAAACTGTTAGGCAAAGACTGCTTTGAAAATAGCATTTTGATAATTGCATTTGCAACTTGTGCCGTGTGTATTGGTACGTGGATGGTGTACCTGGTCTTAATGCTCTTACCGTCAGAGAGCCGGTTAAGTTCGAGCTTGTTGGTACCATTTTATGTGTTGTTTTCCGCCTTCTACGATACTGTAATACTGGCCAAGACAGTTGAGACGATTTTCAAGGAGCAATACCGCGATAACGTGCAAGATTTCACCTCTTATGAGCATCGTATCGTCGGTGGAACCGCTTTCAGGGTCGGTTCCATCATTAGTAACGTTCTACTCTATGCGAATTGGACGATGATTATCTACTACATGTTTCACGATAAGAGGAAGATCACTACCGGTTGGCTCTGGCCGCTTTTCACCAGCAGAAATAAACTGATAATCGTTGTTGGTATGCTTCTTACCGTGGTGGACACTGTTCTCTACGCTGCGGTAACCTTCTATGAGACAACATCTTTGAGAATTATTCTAACAACACTGGACTTCATAATTTACACTCTGTTTTGTGGTCTgacttccttctttgtTTGGCATGATTTTAGGTTCATATTGGCACCGCAACGTATGCATTCTAATAAGGGCAGCGAAGTGAAAGATACCTTCTTGCTTATTTGGAATGACTACCACGAAACGATCCCTTTGCTTGTTTACAACATTACACTATTCGGCTTGTTGTTCTTTACTAAGGTGTACTTCACAATCATTTACACCTCAGAGCACAGATGGGAATTTAAGGTTGTgaggtttcttcaattaATCATCACAGTCAGCGTTTGGGGTTTGATCGGCGTGTTAGAGAAACGAGAGTTAATATTGAGCAAACAGACTGTTTTGGGAAGGAAAATAAACGATAACAATGaatatttctttgatccaAAATTAGCATATACTCAGCGTGATACAAACGAGGACTACGATGAAAACGCCTCTGGAAGGTCTCATAACGGAGAAGTAGAGGATACTGAGGAGGGTCGTCGAAGCGGTTCATCTCTAAGAAAACCAAAACAAATTTGGAGATCTCAAATGCAAAGAGCTAAGAATCTTAGGAAACTTGGTCGAATCAGAGGCAAACGCTTTCTAAACGCGTTGACCGGTTTTACCAAAGCAGGCAGCGAAATAAATGTCGATGCCTATGGGCGCAATAGAGAATCCCAGGTCCCGACAGCCAGAAACGCAGCCCAGTGTGATGCGAGCGATAAGATGGCCTTTGCCGATGACACGGTTCACGACCTGGAATCAGCGTATGAGGGAAAAAGAGCTAGCGTTGAGACAGAATTGGCGAGAAACTACATTTACGAGTATGATAATAACGACTGA
- a CDS encoding uncharacterized protein (ancestral locus Anc_5.623), with protein MFGSTRLLLSFSVILSLRFVLLLGLTEAKNIVGIENFHDESGRLHRRFSSDDSILQARDAKRLPLDIDKVMEENSRLFKRDPKRLPLDINAIIEEEERIAKRDQMRSQKDFSAGSKNLHIAPVSLDSKLTSMKETAVFFSYIRDDVQLSAKLCDENEDLIIIAPSNDAISKLSKKPWGFPRDVASLEASEATEREIDSAIRRNILQFVRSHVVAYDESHSLDEYGPGCITLKSLEFENSSNQDTKGDILLKKQGDSFYAASVVSKDFHKVQKVETAVNGVVLVIDSCLEKP; from the coding sequence ATGTTCGGTTCTACACGCTTATTACTTTCATTTTCAGTGATACTGTCTTTACGCTTTGTTTTGCTGCTGGGTTTGACTGAGGCAAAGAATATAGTGGGCATTGAGAACTTTCACGACGAAAGCGGCAGATTGCACCGTCGTTTCTCCTCAGATGACTCAATACTGCAGGCTCGTGATGCTAAAAGACTGCCTTTAGACATTGACAAGGTTATGGAAGAGAATAGCAGATTATTCAAGCGTGACCCCAAGAGGCTACCTCTTGACATAAACGCTATCAttgaggaggaggagaggATTGCaaaaagagatcaaatGAGAAGCCAAAAGGATTTTAGCGCTGGATCGAAGAACTTGCATATCGCTCCCGTTTCTCTGGATTCTAAGCTGACGTCTATGAAGGAGACAGCAGTGTTCTTCAGCTATATTAGAGATGATGTACAGTTATCGGCCAAGTTGTGTGATGAGAACGAAGACTTGATCATTATAGCACCCTCAAACGATGCTATCTCTAAATTAAGCAAGAAGCCTTGGGGGTTTCCTCGAGATGTGGCATCTTTGGAGGCCAGTGAAGCCACTGAAAGGGAAATCGACAGTGCCATCAGACGGAACATTTTGCAATTTGTAAGATCTCATGTGGTTGCTTACGATGAAAGTCATTCACTCGATGAATACGGACCTGGTTGCATTACGCTTAAGAGTCTGGAATTCGAAAACTCATCTAATCAAGACACTAAGGGAGATATcctattgaagaaacaaggTGATTCTTTTTATGCGGCTTCTGTAGTGTCCAAAGATTTTCACAAAGTTCAAAAGGTCGAGACTGCCGTCAACGGTGTTGTGCTGGTTATCGACTCATGCTTAGAGAAGCCATGA
- the HMS1 gene encoding Hms1p (ancestral locus Anc_5.624), whose protein sequence is MSSTIADLFFKDQFHGRDGEDLGPFVNNRNANQDPSPMNQRVTASITPESLQSYHNMSQERQLAESTNKEGGLLESPFDFSDYDESINFGVAPVSQEQPQQQQNQQRDPASGAVFDASESAVKSEYSPIFPISVTPSASQSSSSATKNEFVDFLNDELVRDESGMSMGSVEMHETSCKVGKKRKEKISHNIIEKKYRTNINDKIFQLREIVPTLRFAHKNCRGMPILAQDAEDLDGLEPARKLNKVSILMKTIEYIQHLESKCAAYRFENQQLKDNIPRQDNLYQQTTAPTAALAAAAPAIIPGSQRATNNSNTIPSHIAGQFHGQFYGSPTYSEAPPSSSRQQDAVPNNNSYYNSDYASKILMGGMALTMGATCFGENGGDMGAARALFAMPVFRFSAQNGFVILNSYGTIDLQSSIFSLLRLSLVLITGVYLLNCLLFAGKNSGKKHDSETSSIFATKDTVQFDSIDHLKQTLWKTLVINRLKYRLNSMERIESKIAKCFAIRVYFQKSSLPWSAFSEKYVDKLWKGLRNQINAANVKSKGLLRMGLEWDMITNITTVGREMTLDNSKLLKVLSSDEKEYDLKEFISLLNSYILKEQTEDMLSSLLEKLVSSDFNKWNGIIGSFRGDEFRHNEILKSIPEKYLALDCLLRPDKESCDKLSKWIRANKEETLEDLLNEKLVLYGSIVRRLIELKQYDQCEKLLKRMPLQVLEIWRNSISMVGFTSMYLMLNSVFENISSFRQHSMMLETACGEVRVWLGSSPGDIVNFSLRSRMIAYCIEKSLLCDSLTQFDDDTEELDDDKLDGESIDKDDDTTDFEE, encoded by the coding sequence ATGAGTAGCACCATTGcagatctcttcttcaaggaccAGTTTCACGGTCGTGATGGAGAGGATCTTGGGCCTTTTGTCAATAACCGCAACGCCAACCAGGACCCTTCGCCAATGAACCAGAGAGTCACCGCCAGTATCACACCAGAATCGTTACAATCATACCATAATATGTCTCAAGAAAGGCAGTTAGCAGAGTCTACAAATAAGGAAGGTGGTTTGCTGGAGTCTCCGTTTGATTTTAGTGATTACGACGAGTCGATCAACTTTGGCGTCGCACCAGTATCCCAGGAAcagccacagcagcagcagaatcAGCAGCGGGATCCAGCGAGTGGGGCAGTATTTGATGCTTCCGAAAGTGCCGTTAAATCTGAGTATTCGCCCATCTTCCCGATCTCTGTAACTCCTTCCGCTTCTCAGTCGTCCTCCTCAGCTACTAAGAACGAATTCGTTGACTTTTTAAATGATGAATTAGTTCGTGACGAGAGTGGCATGAGCATGGGATCTGTGGAAATGCATGAAACAAGCTGCAAAGTTGGTAAGAAGCGTAAGGAGAAGATTTCACACAATATTATCGAGAAGAAATATAGAACAAACATTAATGATAAGATATTTCAGCTGCGAGAGATTGTACCCACCCTCAGATTTGCCCATAAGAACTGCCGTGGAATGCCCATATTGGCGCAAGACGCGGAAGATTTAGATGGATTGGAGCCCGCAAGAAAACTGAACAAAGTTTCAATTCTGATGAAGACTATCGAGTACATACAGCATCTCGAGTCTAAGTGTGCCGCATACCGATTTGAAAATCAGCAGTTGAAAGATAATATTCCCAGACAAGATAACTTGTATCAGCAAACAACAGCAccaacagcagcattgGCCGCTGCTGCACCAGCAATAATACCAGGTAGCCAGCGCGCTACAAATAACAGTAATACTATTCCCTCCCACATCGCTGGCCAATTCCATGGTCAATTTTACGGGTCGCCCACGTATAGTGAAGCACCACCCTCATCATCGCGACAGCAAGATGCTGTTCCAAATAACAACAGCTACTACAACAGTGATTACGCCTCCAAAATTCTGATGGGTGGCATGGCTCTGACAATGGGGGCCACTTGTTTTGGTGAGAACGGCGGAGATATGGGAGCTGCTCGCGCCCTTTTCGCAATGCCTGTGTTTCGCTTTTCTGCCCAAAACGGGTTTGTAATATTAAACTCATATGGCACCATTGACTTACAgtcttcaatcttttcattGTTAAGGCTGTCGCTAGTTCTCATCACTGGTGTTTACCTTCTTAATTGCTTGCTGTTTGCTGGCAAAAACAGTGGAAAGAAGCACGATTCAGAGACCTCTTCGATATTTGCAACCAAAGATACAGTTCAGTTCGACTCGATAGATCACCTAAAGCAAACTTTATGGAAAACGCTCGTAATCAACAGGCTGAAATACAGGTTGAATTCGATGGAACGAATCGAATCAAAGATTGCTAAATGTTTTGCCATTAGAGTCTACTTTCAGAAATCCAGTCTTCCGTGGTCGGCTTTTTCTGAGAAGTATGTTGATAAATTATGGAAAGGATTGAGAAATCAAATCAATGCCGCAAACGTCAAAAGTAAAGGTTTACTGAGAATGGGACTGGAGTGGGATATGATCACCAATATCACTACTGTCGGAAGGGAAATGACCTTGGACAACTCAAAACTTTTGAAAGTATTGTCAAGCGATGAAAAAGAATACGACTTGAAAGAATTCATCTCTCTGCTAAATTCATACATCTTGAAGGAGCAAACTGAAGATATGCTGTCTTCTcttctcgagaagctgGTTAGCAGTGACTTCAATAAATGGAATGGCATTATTGGCAGTTTCAGAGGTGATGAGTTTCGCCACAACGAGATTTTGAAGTCTATACCTGAGAAGTACCTTGCTCTCGATTGCCTCCTCAGACCTGATAAGGAAAGCTGCGATAAGCTTTCGAAATGGATTAGGGCGAACAAAGAAGAAACTTTggaagatcttttgaaTGAGAAACTAGTCCTTTACGGATCGATTGTTAGGCGCTTGATTGAACTGAAACAATATGATCAATGCgaaaagcttttgaagaggatgCCCTTGCAGGTGCTGGAAATCTGGAGGAATTCGATATCTATGGTCGGCTTTACTTCAATGTACTTGATGCTGAACTCTGTCTTTGAAAATATATCAAGCTTTAGGCAACATTCGATGATGCTAGAGACTGCTTGCGGTGAGGTCAGAGTTTGGTTAGGGTCTTCTCCAGGTGATATAGTGAATTTCTCGTTGAGATCCAGAATGATTGCCTACTGCATAGAAAAATCGTTGTTATGCGACTCACTAACGCAGTTCGACGACGACACTGAAGAGTTGGACGATGACAAGCTTGATGGCGAAAGTATTGACAAGGATGACGATACGACggattttgaagaataG
- a CDS encoding exonuclease 1 family protein (ancestral locus Anc_5.625) translates to MGIQGLLPQLKPIQNPVSLLRYEGLTLGIDGYAWLHRAACCCSYELANGLPTAKYLKFFIKKISMLRSFKIEPFFIFDGDAIGVKKDTEVRRREKRIENKAIGERLWNMGEKSSAMDYFQKCVDVTPEMAKCIIDYCKVNRIQYIVAPFEADAQMVYLEKQRIIHGIISEDSDLLIFGCKRLITKLNDFGECIEICRDDFDKLPEKFPLSQLTDDQVRLMVCLSGCDYTAGVPKVGLITAMKLVKRFHTLDRVLMNIQREGKLSIPANFEHETRFANFAFQFQRVFCPIRRRLVTLNEVPEHLANCQELYDSIGHVIDRNTQVKECVMDDDRIHHDLHLKIAIGDLSPYDFRKRLVNREHKLQLSSKSDLQVELHDNTPKKRSIDSFFSKKKDSGAKENVLDRIIALKTPIVDKLEETIKRRKLSDNNTVISTTTTSKFFSSTQQDEDEIETEVPESQLPTQISSLSPAQSDLQGNRFNDDEEEEEEVLSELEPDNHTNSPSPALSSQPTAKVSANYAPLQRFRYSGSREPLQDKNVNQVDRIVYISAKRTPSTVAEQQSARPSLSRRPTTQAARRIVVTAASTESTKSAAGQSRPALRSLSLSSRFSYSATTASGNRRHN, encoded by the coding sequence ATGGGTATTCAAGGGCTGCTTCCACAGTTGAAGCCCATCCAAAATCCTGTCTCTTTGCTTAGGTATGAAGGATTAACTTTGGGGATTGACGGTTACGCCTGGCTCCATAGAGCAGCCTGTTGCTGCTCGTATGAACTTGCAAATGGCCTGCCGACTGCAAAGTatttgaagttcttcattAAAAAGATAAGCATGCTtagatctttcaagattgaacctttcttcatcttcgacgGGGATGCGATAGGAGTGAAGAAGGACACTGAAGTGAGGCGAAGAGAGAAAAGGATTGAGAATAAAGCTATTGGTGAGAGGCTTTGGAATATGGGTGAGAAGTCAAGCGCCATGGATTATTTCCAAAAATGTGTTGATGTGACGCCCGAGATGGCCAAATGCATTATTGACTATTGCAAAGTCAACCGGATACAGTACATCGTGGCTCCTTTTGAGGCCGATGCCCAGATGGTATATCTGGAGAAACAGAGAATAATTCATGGAATCATATCCGAAGATTCGGATTTATTGATCTTTGGCTGTAAGAGGCTTATAACGAAATTGAATGATTTTGGCGAATGCATTGAGATCTGTCGGGACGACTTTGATAAATTGCCGGAAAAGTTTCCATTAAGTCAATTGACAGATGACCAGGTCCGACTAATGGTCTGCCTATCCGGATGTGATTATACGGCAGGTGTTCCAAAAGTTGGATTGATTACGGCAATGAAACTTGTCAAGAGATTTCACACACTGGACCGCGTCCTGATGAATATACAACGAGAAGGAAAACTCAGCATACCGGCAAATTTTGAGCACGAAACTCGATTTGCCAACTTTGCATTCCAGTTCCAGAGAGTGTTTTGTCCCATTAGAAGAAGGCTAGTTACTCTGAACGAGGTTCCCGAACATCTGGCAAACTGTCAAGAATTATATGATAGCATTGGTCACGTCATAGATAGAAACACTCAGGTTAAGGAGTGTGTGATGGACGATGACAGGATTCACCATGATTTGCATTTGAAGATCGCAATTGGAGATCTGAGTCCCTACGATTTCCGTAAAAGGTTGGTTAACAGAGAGCACAAATTGCAATTAAGTTCTAAATCTGATCTCCAGGTAGAGCTACACGATAATactccaaagaagagatcaattgactcattcttcagcaagaagaaagacagCGGTGCCAAAGAAAACGTACTAGATCGAATCATAGCGCTCAAGACACCCATAGTCGACAAGCTCGAAGAAACCATCAAGCGAAGGAAACTAAGCGACAACAACACCGTCATATCAACAACTACCACCAGTAAattcttttcctctacACAgcaggatgaagatgaaatcgaGACTGAAGTGCCGGAATCTCAACTACCCACGCAAATCTCGAGCTTGTCACCTGCGCAGTCAGATCTCCAAGGAAACCGCTTCAacgacgacgaagaagaagaagaagaagtgctAAGCGAGCTCGAGCCTGATAACCACACAAACAGCCCCTCACCTGCATTATCATCACAGCCGACCGCCAAAGTCTCCGCAAACTACGCTCCGCTTCAAAGATTCAGATACTCCGGTTCACGCGAGCCTCTGCAAGATAAGAACGTGAACCAGGTGGACCGCATCGTTTACATTTCCGCGAAACGAACCCCATCCACCGTTGCAGAGCAACAGTCTGCCAGACCGTCTTTGAGCCGAAGACCAACGACTCAGGCTGCACGTCGTATCGTTGTAACTGCTGCCTCTACTGAATCTACTAAATCTGCAGCCGGCCAGTCAAGACCGGCGCTCAGATCTCTCTCGctgtcttcaagattctcCTACAGTGCTACTACGGCGAGCGGCAACCGCCGCCATAACTGA